In Nicotiana tabacum cultivar K326 chromosome 11, ASM71507v2, whole genome shotgun sequence, a single window of DNA contains:
- the LOC107787057 gene encoding uncharacterized protein LOC107787057 has protein sequence MRNHENRPTDSTPLLEVDEMYSHYAMCGKDCDSIRGPGRRQGRNFHGVNHSPKRNNHQKWKGKDEKPKSNGSETKCYRCGGKEHWTNICRVPIYLVEIYQASLKNKNPEANFVSDNDFDITHLDVADFFEHPDGKMYHLIGDGSVVKDD, from the coding sequence ATGAGAAATCATGAAAACCGACCCACTGATTCTACACCATTGCTTGAAGTGGATGAGATGTATTCCCATTATGCTATGTGTGGAAAAGACTGTGACTCTATTCGTGGTCCTGGTCGTAGACAAGGAAGAAATTTTCATGGTGTTAATCATTCCCCAAAGAGaaataaccaccaaaagtggaaagggaaagatgagaagcCAAAATCAAATGGTTCAGAAACTAAATGCTATCGTTGTGGTGGAAAAGAGCATTGGACAAATATTTGTCGTGTACcaatatatttggttgagatttatcaagcatctctaaagaaTAAAAACCCTGAAGCCAATTTTGTCTCTGACAATGATTTTGACATTACCCACTTGGATGTGGCAGACTTCTTTGagcaccctgatggaaaaatGTACCATTTGATCGGTGATGGATCTGTGGTTAAAGATGATTGA